The following nucleotide sequence is from Prosthecodimorpha staleyi.
GGGCAGCGCGACGCAGGCACGACGGGGAGAACGCAGGCATGGCCGGAGGATTGCTGTCGGTGGAGGCCGCCCGGGCGCGGCTGCTCGCCGGGGTGGAACCGCTCGGCGGCGAGACGGTCGCGCTCGCCGCGGCGGCGGGCCGGGTCCTCGCCGCCGGCCTCGCCGCCACCCGCACCCAGCCGCCCTTTGCGGCCTCGGCCATGGACGGCTACGCGCTGCGGGCCGAAGACGCCGTCGCCGGCTGCCGCCTCGCCGTCATCGGAACCGCGCCGGCCGGACGCGCCTTCGAGGGCCGGCTCGGACCCGGCCAGTGCGTGCGGATCTTCACCGGCGCGCCCGTGCCGGAGGGCGCCGACACCATCCTGATCCAGGAGAATGCGCGGGTCGTCGCCGAGCGCGAGATCGAGGTCGTCGAGCCGGTCGCGACCGGCCGCCATATCCGTGCCGTCGGGCTCGACTTTCGTGCCGGCGACGTGCTCATCCCGGCCGGTACGCGGCTCGACTGGCGGACCGTCTCGCTCGCCGCCGCCATGAACCATCCGGTGCTGCCGGTGCGCCGCCGCCCCCGGGTCGCGGTGCTGGCGACCGGCGACGAACTGGTCCCGCCCGGCGCCATGCCGGGACCCGACCAGATCGTCGCCTCCAACGCCTTCGGCGTGCTGGCCATGGTCGAAGCCCAGGGCGGCCTCGGCATCGATCTCGGCATAGCCGCCGACACCGAGGCGGCGATCGCCGAGAAGATCGGCGCGGCACTGGCCGCGGAGGCCGACATCCTGGTCACGCTCGGCGGCGCCTCGGTCGGCGATCTCGACCTGGTCCAGAAGACGCTCGGCGGCGCCGGCATGGATCTCGGCTTCTGGAAGATCGCCATGCGGCCCGGCAAGCCGCTGATGTTCGGCACGCTCGGGCCGATGCGCGTGCTCGGCCTGCCCGGCAACCCGGTCTCAGGCCTCGTCTGCGCGCTCCTGTTCCTGAAGCCGCTGCTCAAGGCACTGCTCGGCCTCGCGCCGGCGATCGAAACCGAGGAACCCGCCGTGCTGGCCGCGCCACTGCCGGCGAACGACAGCCGGCAGGACTACCTGCGCGCGACCTTCGAGCCCGGCGGCACTGTGCCGCCGCATGTCCGGCCGGTCGACCTGCAGGATTCCTCGATGCTGAGCCGGCTCACCCGTGCCGATTGCCTGGTCGTGCGCGCGCCCGGCGCCGAAGCGGCGGCGGCCGGCGATGCCTGCCGAATCATCCGCTTCTGAGCAGGCCGGCCGCCGCGCGACCAACCGAGAGCCGGCTAAACAATTCGATCGGTTCGCCGGGCATCCCGGCGGCAGACCGGCAACGCGCCGATCCCGGTTCGCGCCGGTTCGCGTCCGGCCGCGCCGGTTTTGCGCCGAACGGCGCCACCATGCCGAACCACCGGCCGGGCGCGAGGGCGGGCATGCCGGCCCGGCGGGATTCGGGACCGCACATGAGCGATTTCGACCATCACGGTTTCGTTTCGATGCGTGTCTCTTTCGTTCGTGTTCCGTTTTTATCGAAAAATTAACACTTGTAGAACATCGAGGGAACGTGTAGCTTTAGTTCGTGATTTGTACCGGTCCATCAGAGTGTTCGGGCAGTCGTGACGGTCGATCGATCGTCTTCGCCGCCGCGATGCTGCCGAGGGCCGGCGGTCGGATCCGAAGGGCACGAAACCTGGAAACGAAACCGAAGGCGGCGATCGATGCTGACGCGGAAGCAATTCGAGCTCCTCATGTTCATACACGAGCGGCTGAAGGAAGCCGGCGTCCCGCCCTCCTTCGACGAGATGAAGGATGCGCTCGACCTGCGCTCGAAATCGGGCATCCATCGCCTGATCACGGCCCTTGAGGAGCGCGGCTTCATCCGGCGCCTGCCCAATCGGGCGCGCGCGCTGGAAGTCGTCCGGCTGCCGGATTCGGTCGTGCCGGGCCTTGCCAGCGCCCGCAACGCCAAGGGCTTCGCCCCCTCGGTGATCGAGGGCAGCCTCGGCAAGATGAAGCCGGTGGGGCCGGCGGAAGAGAAGGCGCAGGTCGTCTCGGTGCCGGTCATGGGCCGGATCGCCGCCGGCACGCCGATCGCCGCCATCCAGACCTACAGCCACGCGATCCCGGTGCCTCTCGACCTGATCTCGTCCGGCGACCATTTCGCGCTTGAAGTGCGCGGCGATTCCATGATCGAGGCCGGCATCCTCGACGGCGACACGGTGGTGATCAAGCGCTCGGAGAATGCCGATACCGGCGACATCGTCGTCGCGCTGGTCG
It contains:
- a CDS encoding molybdopterin molybdotransferase MoeA — its product is MAGGLLSVEAARARLLAGVEPLGGETVALAAAAGRVLAAGLAATRTQPPFAASAMDGYALRAEDAVAGCRLAVIGTAPAGRAFEGRLGPGQCVRIFTGAPVPEGADTILIQENARVVAEREIEVVEPVATGRHIRAVGLDFRAGDVLIPAGTRLDWRTVSLAAAMNHPVLPVRRRPRVAVLATGDELVPPGAMPGPDQIVASNAFGVLAMVEAQGGLGIDLGIAADTEAAIAEKIGAALAAEADILVTLGGASVGDLDLVQKTLGGAGMDLGFWKIAMRPGKPLMFGTLGPMRVLGLPGNPVSGLVCALLFLKPLLKALLGLAPAIETEEPAVLAAPLPANDSRQDYLRATFEPGGTVPPHVRPVDLQDSSMLSRLTRADCLVVRAPGAEAAAAGDACRIIRF
- the lexA gene encoding transcriptional repressor LexA encodes the protein MLTRKQFELLMFIHERLKEAGVPPSFDEMKDALDLRSKSGIHRLITALEERGFIRRLPNRARALEVVRLPDSVVPGLASARNAKGFAPSVIEGSLGKMKPVGPAEEKAQVVSVPVMGRIAAGTPIAAIQTYSHAIPVPLDLISSGDHFALEVRGDSMIEAGILDGDTVVIKRSENADTGDIVVALVDEEEATLKRLRKRGASVALEAANPAYETRIFGPDRVKIQGKLVGLIRRY